The Nocardia arthritidis genome has a window encoding:
- a CDS encoding YybH family protein — protein MDTRITDPAQLPAVFEERLNAGDVAGVLALLAPGAVMRTTSGAVITGRDDLHREISGTVAAGARLANTPRHALVAADSALLVTDWTLEIDAPDGTRVFPSGTTANIARQVDGGQWRFAVLNPLGTV, from the coding sequence ATGGACACCCGGATCACCGATCCCGCTCAGCTACCCGCCGTCTTCGAGGAGCGCCTCAACGCGGGCGACGTGGCAGGCGTGCTGGCGCTCCTCGCGCCCGGCGCGGTAATGCGCACCACCTCGGGCGCCGTCATCACCGGTCGGGACGACCTGCACCGCGAGATCAGCGGCACGGTCGCCGCGGGCGCGCGGCTGGCCAACACCCCGAGGCACGCGCTCGTCGCCGCGGATTCGGCGCTACTGGTCACCGACTGGACCCTCGAAATCGATGCCCCCGATGGCACGCGCGTATTCCCCAGCGGCACAACGGCAAATATCGCTCGGCAGGTCGACGGCGGCCAATGGCGCTTCGCCGTACTCAATCCCCTCGGGACCGTGTGA
- a CDS encoding L,D-transpeptidase codes for MGRHRKKSESAINRWGARAAVVAGVTAAGFGTEVSAQAQPLWSAGPLWPAGPLWSAGPEVPAGPEIPDLPSVPALPGLPALLPPAPVTAPCSAHARACFRLSTNEGWLMDSGKVTYGPTPVSFGRPGYETPPGVFRVNFKEIYHWSTLHNAEMRYAVFFNGDIATHIGPIEEPSHGCVRMTPDGARAFFEYLEPGDVVEVVE; via the coding sequence GTGGGCAGACACCGGAAAAAGAGCGAGAGTGCGATCAACCGGTGGGGTGCTCGGGCCGCGGTTGTCGCCGGAGTGACGGCCGCCGGATTCGGGACGGAGGTTTCCGCGCAGGCTCAACCGCTGTGGTCGGCGGGTCCGTTGTGGCCCGCCGGTCCGCTGTGGTCGGCGGGCCCCGAGGTGCCCGCCGGGCCGGAAATTCCGGATTTGCCGAGCGTGCCCGCGCTTCCGGGACTTCCCGCGCTGCTGCCGCCCGCACCGGTAACGGCGCCGTGCTCGGCGCATGCCCGAGCCTGCTTCCGGCTGTCTACGAACGAGGGCTGGCTGATGGACAGCGGGAAGGTGACCTACGGTCCCACCCCGGTCTCGTTCGGGCGGCCCGGTTATGAAACGCCACCCGGTGTTTTTCGCGTCAATTTCAAGGAGATCTACCACTGGAGCACGCTGCACAACGCGGAAATGCGCTATGCGGTCTTCTTCAACGGGGATATCGCCACCCACATCGGGCCGATCGAGGAGCCGTCACACGGCTGCGTCCGAATGACGCCGGACGGCGCCCGCGCATTCTTCGAATACCTCGAACCCGGTGACGTGGTCGAGGTAGTGGAGTAG